The nucleotide window cggatgaagaggaagaagatgagatgacTTTTGAGTTTGAGTCCGATGAGGAGGGAGTACTAGAGggatatggagaagaagaatttgagggtTAGGCTTGGAACTTGGAAGTGGAAGATTTGGAATGTTGcagatttatataattataacaTATAGCAGATTTGGAATTTGAGGATACCTTTTtaccttttatatttttatttatgacAATGTAATTATATGTTGCAGATTTGGAATGTTGCTTGGTTGGAATGTTGCTTGATAAATATTGAATTAGATATATTTAGACTTTGAATTGCAGATTTGGATTTGGTTACTGAATTGCAAATTTGCAGGTTGTTTTTGCAATTGTTTTAGGCTCTGTTTTGCagtttttttatataattatatcatTTATATGTTATAAACTTATAATTATATcatttatatgttataaaaataaaaataaaatttaaaaaaaaaaaccgcctagtccccgcctaggcctctaggcgctagtccccggccttccgcccgactagcgcctagcgttttttagaaccttggttaCAGGAGAGCTTGTGGCTAGGGCTTGAAAGCTGCGGcagattaagttttttttttcctggctagggttagaactcgtacTGATAACGTacgttgtaggagaattgtaattgtgtttattattgataatatgagccctTTAAAtggggagttacaaggtacccaaaaggtaatagaatctgattacaattgaatacctagaacacattcctattacaactctaaatcctagtttgtagaggcacacattatgtcgatatccttcaacatttATGTATTTGTGCAGCCTGTTGTATTCAAACCAACAAGTTAGTTAATGATCAAAATGGCACCAGAAGTTGTGAATTCAAATAAACAGGTAACGTTGTCCTAGGTGCTAAGTGCATGAATATTTACTTAAATTGATATTtacttaaaaatgcagaaagaaTCATACAGTAATCAAATTGATATTAAGCTTTCAAATGTTCCTATTCTTTGTATGAATAAttgtctcttttcttctttattataCATTCTTTGGCACACTATTTACTTTTAAAGTACTGCAGTGAGAGAACtgtaattcttttgtttctgtatatagatacacacacacacacttttccACGAGAATATGCATGATATAATATTTCATGAACTGATGAACTTAGAGTAATGCGCAGATTAGTTCTTTGGTCTTTGAACTCTTCAAAAGTTATTGACAAGGGCACCCTAAAGTCCTCAACCCTAACAAGCACACTTATCCACCAACCATTTACAAGTGACCGAAGACTATTGTTTGTGTAAATAGACCTCATCAGCAGCCATCACATTAAGTAGTACTAGGTTTGATTGAGACTGAAAGATTGTGGCTTTTCTGGGTTAATTGATTTGGGTATACATGATcaaaaatagaattttttttcccttttagtGGTGTTTTGGGTGCTTTACCCATTTCAGCTTTCTCAAGCAATGGATTCTATGGTCCTAGAAATTTTGGGAAAACCAAGCATTGCTGCGGGAGATTAGAAGTTTGCTGCCTCACATAAACGTCCTCCAAGCCACATGACACATGCTAATTTGCCATGCATATTAATAGAACATTGGACCTCATATTAATAGAACATAGATtcttatagaaaaaaaaaaaaagctttccaCATTATTTGTTTGGTAAGCATATGTgatctagaaaagaaaaaaagacactaaaatGAAGTATTAAGCAATTTATTTCATTGGAAATCTATCTTACATGTGCAAAGGAAGGGAAGGATTTCTAAGATAGATTTCGAAGGAAGGGAAAATATTGACAGTAACATATTTTTATGTTAAATCTAATTCACTCGAAACATGAAATTAGTGATGAACAAAATCCTGAAACCCTGATTTTCGTTTGATTTTTCTTGGTATGACTGTTGCTCAATAAACATTGTTAAGTTTTTATGtgtcttccttttttcttgAATTCCATTACCTATCTTTTGCAGAACATGAGTTGTAATACATAGGACCGCTACATGTTTTCTACAACTGTATGTGCTTGATTGAGATGGCAAGGCAAGCTGGGTCAACTGAGACTGCAAGTTGTCCCAAGTAAGAGGAAACTAATCGACGTGCAAAACTTTGCAATTTAATCATGTCAGAATGTGTAGTAGGTGGATTTTGTACTACACATGTACTCCCACCTAGCTTTGAATTAAGGAAGGTCAGTCTTCTAGGGTGCTTTTGTTTTCTATATATCAAgtatctgtaaaaaaaaaaaacacactgCAACTGCGGCACCACGACTCATTCAAAGGAAAGCATATGTGATCAGACACTTCTACACAGCCCACTTAGAATTTTCACTTTTGTAATATATAGCTATACAAACCTGGTAAAAACAACAGCTTTTGAAATATGTAAATGTACAATAATTGCATAGTAAGCAAAAAAACCTGCGGCATCGCGCGGGAGACATTGCCTAGTTTACAATATACTAAAGTTCAGTTGCCTGGTTTCCTGTTCATCACTGTGCACAAAGTGGAGTGACGCTTTTGTCCTTATCTTTCTTTGATTTACGGGATGCCATCGTTCTATAATAAGTCAAATACACGTAGATTTCTAGAGGAAGTACAGTCGCAACAGAGAGAGCGAGAAAGAGACCGAGAGAGAGTGGTGATTTCATTTTGCTGTGAAGGTTTGCCTGAGAAGTTTGGCTATACTTCtcggttcttcttctttttggaacTAACTGTTTCCAATAATATCTCCACACCGACATCGGCTCTTGCAGACTATCAAGGTTGTTTTCATTCAATTTCCAATCGAGGGTGTTTGTTTGATTACACTTAACCAAACCTGTTTTTCCTTTGCGATTTTGttgaaacagaagaaaagaaaagaagaagaggaggaggaagaggaagaagaagaagaagaagaagagggagacggGAAGAAACTGATCCTCAATTGGAACAAAAATTGAGTGAACTGATCATCCCAGGTACTCTGCCATGGTTTCGAATTTGtttcatatattttttgtgGGTCTCTCAGCTTTTCGACCGTCATACATCACCGTTTTGGTTTTTCCTGTTCAAGAATCAATCGAAGTAGTTTTCAACTGACCTTGGTTTGGATTTTGTAGGGGTATTGTTAGTGCTCCAGTTTGGGGTTTGAGTGATTGATTGGAGGAGGTTGAAGGTGAGTGTTTGATTTTGGGTAATTTCAGAACAGtcgctctgttttttttttttttttttttcgattggGTAATTTCATGAAGTTCATTCAATAATCTTCACCTGTTTAAGAGGCTAAGGTAGAACTAATGGAAACTAGGAAGTTGGCGCATACATACCGGAAAAAGATTTATTGATCAAATTAAAGTTGACCAAAGTAAACTTAGTTTAATTGGTTAATAAACTTGGTTTGAATACGTAATATAAACTTGGTTTGTTGAGAAGTTGGCTTGACAACTGAGTCAATTTGATAATTTATGTTCAAGGTTTTAATATAGCTTGACAACTgctcattgatttttttttttttttggcatatgTATGATGATACATCATATTCTGACCTGAATCTGATCTGAGTTCATCTTTGTAGAAgtagaattttcttttttctcaattAGATATTAGTTATTTGTTATATGATAATAGCTGTTCATAATGGCCCTGTTCATAAACAACAAATTAGCAATGCATTAGAGTTTgtgattgaaattgtttatCTGTGATAAGTTCTATGCTCGGCAAGAAACTTTGCATTCTAAGGTTTTTCTGTTCGGTTATTCAGTTGAGTGCTAGACAATAGTGTTCTTTAGCTTATACcaatacttatttatttattttttttatattttgtgagAATGCTGATAATTGATTTGATGCGGTCTTTCAGCTACAAGATGGGATGTTAACATTTTGATCTTTCTTGATATCAGAAAAGCTTTAGCTGGTATAACTTTGATAGAATTTAAGCCTATGTTATGCAGGCTATAGCCTTTACCAATCCTAACTAACCtctattttaaaatttaatttctACTTTAAGATTATGTGGACATTAAGAAGGGGGAAATTCTAAGAGAGGAGATATTGATTACTGTTATGCTTCATTGATATGATTGCCTTCTTATCTGTGGTTTCTGCTTTAGACTGGTTTTCCTTACACTTTCAACTGAATTCATAGACTCTTTCTTGCATATTCATGATCTTCATAGCTATAATTTGTGTTTGATACGAATTATATAATGCATTTCTATTCTTAAAAGCTGTatacttaatttttcttttgtcaattGCATCATTTATTCTTCTTTGTATATAATCGTTATTCCTTCTTTTTATTGCATGGCAGGTCTGTTAGCAAAAAGAAATAGGTGAGATTTCATCTTTGTATAACTGAATTCCTgctcatgaaaaaaaaaaaaaaaattaagcgtGATTTGTTACAAATCGCCTATAGTATTAGATACCATTTGCATTGGTTCACATATGATTGTGGTGCTCTAATCCATCGAAACAAGGAAAAAACTTGCATGTCTTAATCCTCATTTATTCAATTGTTTGATTACTTTTTTTCCCCCTTGCATGTCTTATTCAGGTATTCTAGTTTTTTGTATCATGTTCTTTAGTTTAACGCAGAGGATTGATGGTATTTTTTAATATGTTATTTTGTGATTGCCTTATGTGCAGGTTGTGTTGGGTGAAGTTTTTAAAGTTGGGTTATTGTTGGATTGCTTGCTTTTCGTGAGGCATTTTGATGTCTGAATTGGAAATCAGTTTGCTCTCTTTGAATTCTATTTAAcagttaattttaatttttataggtTTGATATATAACTTTGGATGATATAGGTTTGTTTCTAAAATCGTTCTAATGTGATGGGCATAGGTTTTCCAAAATTAGTGTTTGGGTGTATGAGTCAAATGGGTAGTTGACTTTGAAAGCTACACATGTGatgcaaaaaatatatatatacacatgtgATGCAAGTAATTTCATTTTGAAAGCTACTTTGTGCAGCTTCACCTCTGTTTCAAAAGTTCAAATCAGTTAGGAACAACAAGGAAGCAAACAGTAACTTAGTCTCCTGTGTGTCAAAGGTGAGTGAACATTGAAAGTAGGAAGAATTACAAGTAGATCATATTCTTTTATATACAGAATTTCAAAGTGAGGAATGTTGAGAATTTAtcttgacaaatttttttttttttgcagataCAGAGATACATCAATCTGATAAACCATAATATCTAGCAATAAGACCTTATTATTGTTACAGGTATATGGTATGCATTTTGATATTTATATTATATCAAGTATTGCATCATACAGGATACAATCACTGTTACTTTCTGTTGTGATATAGTACTGAACCTCTAATGTAAAATAttctttattatatatattcgtAGCTTCTTCTCATTAATGTTCATTCATTGGTTTGATTGCAGCATTTGTTTACACTGTTTATAGCTGTATATTGCTATTCGTTTGTGGACGGTTTTTTTGTTCTAAGCTCACAATATGTTTTGAGAAGCGATATTATGTGATTTTAGTGTGTTCTTTTGTGGACTGTTTATAGATGTAAATATTCTAGATAAGCGTAATGGTGAATTTATCTACTTGGgattgttttctgaaatcaaGTTTTCTTGATATTGTGCATTTGAGAAGCGATATTATGTGATTGTATGTGTTCTTTGTGCTTTTAATATCATTTATCGCATAAGAAATGATAAGATGCTGTGTGAGCATAACTGCAAAGACAAATCAGCAAGCCTTGCTTAGTTAACGTACAACTCATACACAAATCAAATATGCAAATATTGGTCTATAATACCAGCGAAAAGGTGAGCACTATTACTTTCTCCTATAATGTTTACATCAATCACATAATTTAAGACATACCACTCCTATGTTACTTTCTTCTATAGCAGGGACGACATTTCTACAGAATCACTTGAAGACTTATCCGAAGATATGCTGTAAATAGTTAATCTTAACTACTAGCATAGACCTTTTTGGGCCAAGCCTAACCATTTTTTGCACTATGTACATATACAACTACTTGGTTAGCATCTGTATTTTTTGAGATCTGGCTAAGATATTGGATTTGGAATTTGGCAAAGGCACCAAATTTTTGGGACAACTAAACAATGTACACTCATTTTGCTATGTAATGTATCTATAACATAGTTTTAATGTAAATTCAAGCATATCAATAGTATACctgcagcatcgcgcgggcctTTTGCCTAGTATATACTATATTGTGTTCCAATACAAGTTAAGGAGTTTCAGTCTAGCAAAATTTATTAGAATCTAGAAGTAGGTACTCTGTTGctgcctccttcttcttcttcttcttctttgtttttttttgttcctgtgcagttctttgtttcttcttttgaagCTTTGTTTGTATTTTACTGAGTCatatcaaacaagtttgatGGGATGATTAGGTGGTAATTTCGAAAAATATAGGTTAGCACTTGATATTAGGGTGGTGCCTTTTTTTTTAGATGTCAGGAAGCACATCATTCATTTTAAACAAATTTCTGTACTGTGTGTGAATCCacatgggttttgttttttagtATAACCTTTTTATTTGGACACAAGTATTTCTGCTTTATGTTGCTCTTTTGATGTTTGAGTTTAGATCTTGAGGAAGTAGGCCTGAAACATCACGTGTTTTCTGCATATTAGTACAGTACCTGTATTGTTTTTACTTATAGTTTTTGGTTATAATTTGCTAAATTGAGGTTGTCTGTTACTTGCAGAGCTGTCTGCTCAGAGAGAACATTCACTGTGAAAGCTGTAAGCAGGAAGCTCAGAAAAATTGGTGTAGAAAATTTTAGGTACATGAATGTTTTGTGCATTGAATGCATTTTAACTCCTTGCTTCCTTAAAATACttccaaaatcagaaaatttgttttgtttcccTCAACTCATTGAACTTTCTTCAGAAGTTGTATAACAGAAATGCCGGTTCATTTTTGTTAATACAATGATCATGTCAACTATATTTTCGTGCTTTTGAATTTAGTTCTTAAATAACATTGTGTAAGCTCCAAAACCCGCGGCAAAGCGCGGGCATAATTTCTAGTATATTAACTATATCCTTGTAGTATCAACTACAAAGCATGCATCTATATGTgttttttgtaaaaatttaaaaaaaaacaatgaagtGTAGGATGGTTTTTACTTTTAGGTTGCTTAAATCATCAGAGGTTTGGCTTGAACATGTACCAATGCATCCATTACTCTTAAAATGGTGTTTTCTTTTTAGTCATGACGAAATGGACATAACTATTTATGCAATTCGATTCTCTCAGTTAAGATGCAGAAGGAGTTCTCTGATACTGTTTTGCTTTATgatcatattatatatatatatatatatatatatgcagcatCGCAATCACGATGATCAAAATGACTATGACCAGGAGATGCTTCTTTCTTTTGCCACTGGTAAATGGTTGCAAACATCAAatgttccttctttttcttgattattttctaGTAATTATTTCATATTAGTTGAGTGACTCCATTCTCTTACTGCCTAGACTTGCAGAATGTGCAAACTCTGTGGTCACTTCTCACGTACCAATTATAGAGAAAAAGGAAGGATATACCATTTACAGAAGACCATAAGGCATGGCAGCAATTGTGGAGAGGGCGTTATGCTGCATTCAATTTGGTATGGAAACTAGTCCTGAAatgttgaaaaaaaattatatcatcAATAATTTTGTAAATGAGGTCTAACTGATCTTTTTCTTGTAGATAAAAGGTTTATGATTGTGGAACAAATCTTCGACTAAAGAGTAAAGAGAGGAGGTTGAATCGAGAGTATTCTCGTCTCTCTTCCACCGACTGCTTGCATGGTGGGAACACGACCATGAGCTTCCTGGTTTTCTCTGCCTGATACTCTTAGTACTGAAACGGTTTGAAGTTTTGACTTATAATTGAGGGAGTAGATCTTGTTGTTGGTCTGCAGAAACGGGAAGAGGGAAGCGAAGAATGGAAATTATTAGATGCTTGCACCAACCCAAGAAATGGTTTTGATGTTCTGAATTATATTTAGTATCATTTTGATATTTATACTTCTTTTGTCACCTTCCAATACcccttttttgtttcttttataatTGAGGGTTAGAAGTTCATCAAAAAGTAGTATAATACACGTACAAGGTGATGTAAGTTTTGAATAATGTTAGAAATGACATCAAGAGCAACAAAATATTTCCTCTCAATCTTTGAATTATATTTGtggaaatgaaattttgtaaTCATCAACAtcagttttttttatattttttattctcCCACATACAATGCTCCCAAAATCccagcagagagagagagagagagagagagagagagagagagagagaacaaactGACCTGCCTGGCAACACCAAAAATGTATCCATAATAGTTTCAATCACCAGAAAGTGTCCATGTTTTCCATGTTCTCAGGACAAAGGCTAGAGTTAGGAGAGTTTCCAATATGTACGTATTCTATATATACCTGAGACTCTGTGAGTATTAGTTAACAATCTTGCTTAAACAATAATCTAAAGAAATATCTTCAGTTTAGGAGGTATTATTGCAAAGGACCATGTTTCCTGCATGCCAGGGCCCACTCCGGCCCCAAATAGTTCTGCCATTGGGTGGGTAGGAGTGAGCTGGAGGAATCTTTAGATGCTAGGCGGTGAGTTGCAAGGTGCCCCAACGCCGTCGTTTTGTGCGAGTACTTCTGGGGCCAGGACCAGGACACGTGTTGGCTCATAGGTAGATGCTAGGCGGTGAGTTGCAAGGTGCCCCAACGCCGTCGTTTTGTACGAGTACTTCTGGGGCCAGGACGAGGACACGTGTTGGCTCATAGGCTGGTGTTGTGCTCCAGAGGAAACCTTCCTTATAAACTAAGCTTATAATCCTCTTCTATATAAACTGAAGCCCTAAGTTTCTATAAACTATAGCCCTAAGTTTCCAAACCCATCAAAACCCCAGCTCGTCTTCTTTCCAGAAACAATTCTATCCATCAAAACCTAGCTACTCATCTTCTTTCCATAAACAAATCTTTCCGAAACCAAGAAAAGCAAGAGAAGATCGAGAAACATGCAGAAAGTATTTCCGATGGAGGAGAGCAGAGGCAATCAACTTCCTGGCCAGAGGTTCTGCCCCATGGAAGATGAACTAGTTCTCTTCTACCTCAAGCCCATGTTGAGCGGACAGATCGTGCCCGGCAGAAACCGCGTGGTGTTCGACTGCGACCTCTACGGTCACCAAGAACCTTGGGAGATATGGGAGGCCTTCAAGACCAAAAGACCACACGACTTGAGGCTCAACAAGGACATTTACTTCTTCACCCAACACAAGAAGATGAGTTCCACAGCCAAGCGCGTACGCCGGAATGTTGGAAGTGGCACCTGGAAGGGCGACGACGCCGGCAAGCCAGTACGATCTGTTGAAACTGGTCGTGTTGTTGGCTTGAAGAAAAGATATACTTACAAGAACGATGACTCGGTTCACAACGGCTGTTGGATCTTGTATGAGTTCTACCTTGATCAATCACTCAGAGACAATAAACAAAAGCTGGAAGACTATGTTCTTTGTCTACTACGAAAGAATGGTGAACCCAAAACCAAgatcgaaaagaaagaaagcaacgTGAAGAGGAAGAGGTTCTTGAAAACATTTATGCCTttgatgatggagaaaaatcGAAAAGGGAGCAAGAAGAGTTGCTTGAGCCACAAGCGAAGCGGCAACGAACGGTGCCATCCATTGGTAATGCACCACTAACAATGCCATCAGAAGATGATGCTGCATTCGCAGCTGAACTAGAAGAGTCATTGGAATGCTTTGAAGATGATTTTGGCTTTGAAGGTGGGGAGAATGGTGGACTCCAACAATTAGCAGCCAAGGTGCAATCAGGCCCTTCATTTGTAGACGATCATGGAATATTTAATCCGCTGCCAGAGGAAGACTTTCTCTTGGCGGAAATGTTAGAAGAAATGGGTATGGTGAACATGGAAG belongs to Rosa chinensis cultivar Old Blush chromosome 4, RchiOBHm-V2, whole genome shotgun sequence and includes:
- the LOC112198902 gene encoding NAC domain-containing protein 68-like, encoding MEESRGNQLPGQRFCPMEDELVLFYLKPMLSGQIVPGRNRVVFDCDLYGHQEPWEIWEAFKTKRPHDLRLNKDIYFFTQHKKMSSTAKRVRRNVGSGTWKGDDAGKPVRSVETGRVVGLKKRYTYKNDDSVHNGCWILYEFYLDQSLRDNKQKLEDYVLCLLRKNGEPKTKIEKKESNVKRKRFLKTFMPLMMEKNRKGSKKSCLSHKRSGNERCHPLVMHH